In a genomic window of Ipomoea triloba cultivar NCNSP0323 chromosome 3, ASM357664v1:
- the LOC116014353 gene encoding pentatricopeptide repeat-containing protein At3g04760, chloroplastic-like — MTISFSNHLFTRTPLFFKNLEPTISVLKFKTHVFRDQNPPTVNPQSANLSTQNINTLMQIHDSQEPNFTRMNNHDESLNLLECMVKTGYKPDVVLCTKLIMQLFRAKKGEKAVRVMQILEQFGEPNEITYTALISGFCKMNRVDEANRVLSRMRTRGFAPDVVTYTIIIRTLCDRGKLELGLKVLDEMKEDENCEPDVVTYTILMEAALVKGCVSEAMELLNDMFGRGLEPNIYTYNVILKVLCRQGMMDQAYELIRSLPARGCKPVVISYNILLRALLERGNWDEREKVLKEMLSTGCDPNVVTYSIFMMSLCRDGKLNEAIALLKIMMEKGLTPNKFTYNPLISAVCKEGRLDLAIDLLDDLISNGCSLNIVNFINILCTMCKNGDADLAIDIFESLCGTGCSLNVCHYNSMIIALWKGGERTKALNLACDMIDKGIDPDRGTYSGLISGLSKCAMVDEAMALLEVMESCGFPPTVNIYNSVLLGLCKSHRLDEAIGVLEEMTGKGCQPNENTYSVLLNGIGFHGWRYEAIMLANTLCQMNVFSKRALLGFQKTFPIHVS; from the coding sequence ATGacaatttctttttctaatcACCTCTTCACTCGCACCCCTCTCTTCTTCAAGAATCTTGAGCCCACCATCTCTGTACTCAAATTCAAAACCCATGTATTTAGGGACCAAAACCCCCCCACCGTGAATCCCCAAAGTGCTAATCTTTCTACCCAAAACATAAACACCCTAATGCAGATACATGATTCCCAAGAACCCAATTTTACTAGAATGAATAATCATGACGAAAGTTTGAATCTTCTTGAATGTATGGTAAAGACTGGGTACAAACCGGATGTGGTTCTTTGTACAAAGCTCATAATGCAGCTTTTCAGggccaaaaagggggaaaaagcAGTGAGAGTGATGCAGATTCTGGAGCAATTTGGTGAGCCAAATGAGATTACATACACTGCTTTGATTAGTGGGTTCTGTAAAATGAATAGGGTTGATGAAGCTAACAGGGTGTTGAGTAGGATGAGAACCCGGGGTTTCGCCCCTGATGTTGTTACATATACTATAATCATAAGGACATTGTGTGATAGGGGAAAGCTAGAATTAGGTTTGAAGGTTTTGGATGAGATGAAGGAAGATGAGAATTGTGAGCCTGATGTTGTGACATACACAATCTTGATGGAGGCTGCGCTCGTTAAAGGGTGCGTTAGCGAGGCGATGGAGCTTCTAAACGACATGTTTGGTAGAGGGCTTGAACCGAATATTTATACTTATAATGTAATCCTTAAGGTATTGTGTAGACAAGGCATGATGGATCAAGCTTATGAGTTGATTAGGAGTTTGCCAGCTAGGGGGTGCAAACCGGTTGTGATTTCGTATAATATTTTGTTGAGGGCATTGTTGGAGAGGGGGAATTGGGATGAGAGGGAGAAGGTACTAAAAGAGATGTTGTCCACGGGGTGTGATCCGAATGTGGTAACCTATAGCATCTTCATGATGTCATTGTGCCGAGATGGGAAACTAAACGAGGCAATCGCCCTGTTGAAGATTATGATGGAGAAGGGGTTAACCCCCAATAAGTTTACCTATAATCCATTGATTTCCGCTGTCTGCAAGGAGGGAAGACTAGATTTGGCCATTGATCTCTTGGATGACTTGATTTCGAATGGCTGCTCACTGAATATAGTGAACTTCATTAACATCCTTTGTACAATGTGTAAAAATGGAGACGCTGATCTTGCTATTGACATCTTCGAGAGCCTCTGTGGAACGGGTTGTTCTCTAAACGTATGTCACTATAACTCGATGATAATTGCTTTATGGAAAGGCGGGGAAAGAACAAAGGCTTTGAATTTGGCTTGTGACATGATAGACAAAGGGATTGATCCCGACAGGGGTACATATAGTGGGCTTATATCTGGTTTAAGCAAATGCGCGATGGTGGATGAGGCTATGGCGCTGTTAGAAGTTATGGAAAGTTGCGGTTTTCCACCCACGGTTAACATCTACAACAGCGTTTTGCTTGGGTTGTGCAAATCTCATAGATTAGATGAGGCAATTGGTGTCCTAGAAGAGATGACTGGAAAGGGCTGCCAGCCAAATGAGAATACTTACAGTGTTCTACTTAATGGCATTGGTTTTCATGGATGGAGATATGAGGCAATCATGCTGGCAAACACACTTTGCCAAATGAATGTTTTTTCAAAGAGAGCATTACTTGGTTTCCAAAAGACTTTTCCCATTCATGTTTCTTGA
- the LOC116012456 gene encoding pentatricopeptide repeat-containing protein At3g04760, chloroplastic-like encodes MTISFSNHLITRTPPLFKPTTDSKPSSSVLKFKIHVFRNQNPTFNPHSVNLSTENISTLTQLDDFTRMNHEESLYLIECMLKTGYKPDMVLCTKLIKKLFRVKKAEKAVKLVQLLEQFGVTNVATYNALINGFCKMNRVEEANRVLNRMRTLGFPPDVVTYTIIIESLCDRGKLGLAFKVLDKMKGDENYKPDVVTYTVLMDAMLVEGDINGAMELLDEMLSRGLEPNLYTYNAILKGLCGKGMMDQAYKFIASLPARGCKPSVISYNILLRASLCLGDWDGGEKLVEEMLSTGCEPDVVTYSILMISLCRDGKLNKAIDLLKIMVEKGLTPNIFIYNPLIRASCKEGRLDLAIDLLNDMISNGCSRIMNYNTILSAMCKSGNADLAIGVFEKLCESGCPLDVSAFNSMMSALWNNGERTKALNVVPLMIDQGIDPNEITYSTLVSCLSKYSMVDEAMVLLKDMESCSIPPTVNIYNSVLLALCKSQRSDEAIGILVEMADKGCQPNERTYIILINGIGLQGWRDEAIKLGATLFRMNVISKKSLRGLKKSFSILGTSK; translated from the coding sequence ATGACAATTTCATTTTCCAATCACCTCATCACTCGAACCCCTCCCCTCTTCAAGCCCACTACAGATTCTAAACCCAGCAGCTCTGTACTCAAATTCAAAATCCATGTATTTAGGAACCAAAACCCCACCTTTAATCCACATAGTGTTAACCTTTCTACTGAAAATATAAGTACCCTAACGCAGTTAGATGATTTTACTAGAATGAATCATGAAGAAAGTCTGTATCTTATTGAATGTATGCTAAAGACTGGGTACAAACCAGATATGGTTCTTTGTACAAAGCTCATCAAGAAGCTTTTTAGAGTAAAAAAAGCTGAAAAAGCAGTAAAACTGGTGCAGCTTCTGGAGCAATTTGGTGTGACAAATGTGGCTACTTATAATGCTTTGATAAATGGATTCTGTAAAATGAATAGGGTTGAGGAAGCTAACAGGGTATTGAATAGGATGAGAACCCTAGGTTTTCCGCCTGATGTTGTTACCTATACCATAATCATAGAGAGTCTTTGTGACAGGGGGAAGCTAGGATTAGCTTTCAAGGTTTTGGATAagatgaagggagatgaaaatTATAAACCGGATGTTGTGACATACACGGTGTTGATGGATGCTATGCTCGTTGAAGGGGACATTAACGGAGCAATGGAGCTTCTAGACGAGATGTTATCTAGAGGGCTTGAGCCAAATCTATACACTTATAATGCTATCCTTAAAGGGTTGTGTGGTAAAGGCATGATGGATCAAGCATACAAGTTTATTGCGAGTTTGCCAGCTAGGGGATGCAAACCGAGTGTAATttcatataatattttgttgAGGGCATCATTGTGCCTGGGGGATTGGGATGGCGGGGAGAAGCTAGTGGAAGAGATGTTGTCCACGGGTTGTGAGCCCGATGTGGTTACCTATAGCATCTTGATGATTTCATTGTGCCGAGATGGGAAACTAAACAAGGCGATCGACCTATTGAAGATTATGGTGGAGAAGGGGTTAACACCCaatatatttatctataatCCATTGATTAGAGCATCCTGCAAGGAGGGAAGACTGGATTTGGCTATCGATCTTTTGAATGACATGATTTCGAATGGCTGCTCACGAATAATGAATTACAATACTATCCTTTCTGCAATGTGTAAAAGTGGGAATGCTGATCTTGCTATTGGCGTCTTTGAGAAACTCTGTGAATCAGGTTGTCCTCTTGATGTGAGTGCTTTTAATTCAATGATGAGTGCTTTATGGAACAATGGAGAAAGAACGAAGGCCTTGAATGTGGTTCCACTAATGATAGACCAAGGGATTGATCCCAACGAGATTACGTATAGTACACTGGTTTCATGTTTAAGCAAATATTCAATGGTGGATGAGGCTATGGTGCTGTTAAAAGATATGGAGAGTTGCAGTATTCCACCTACAGTCAACATTTACAACAGCGTTTTGCTTGCGCTCTGCAAATCTCAAAGATCAGACGAGGCAATTGGTATCCTAGTAGAAATGGCTGATAAGGGCTGCCAGCCAAACGAAAGGACTTACATTATACTAATCAACGGCATTGGTTTGCAAGGATGGAGAGACGAGGCAATCAAGCTGGGAGCCACACTTTTCCGAATGAATGTTATTTCAAAGAAATCACTGCGTGGTTTGAAGAAGTCGTTTTCCATTCTTGGTACTTCAAAATAA
- the LOC116011762 gene encoding pentatricopeptide repeat-containing protein At3g04760, chloroplastic-like has translation MTISLSNQLLTRTPLFFKNLEPTTNHKHPSSSIVKCKKHEFRNRNPTVNPQSIKASPEDTHTLMHLNDFIEPDLTRMSFDESLYVLECMVKMGYKPDVAVCTRLIKGFFTVKKAEKAVKVMELLEKFGEPNVVTYNAMITGFCKMNRVREANRVLNRMRIRGISPDVITYTIIIECLCGRGKLGLALKVLDQMKEERNCEPDVVTYTILMEATLRGGDIGGAMKLLDEMLSRGLEPNIYTYNTILKGLCRKGMMDHAYELIRSLPARGCRPDVISYNTLLRAWVNSGDGDGGEKLLKEMVARGVQPNIQTYNLVLIRLCGKGMLDQAYKFIRSFPARGCKPNVISYNILLGALLDRGNWDDREKLVKEMLSTGCEPTVVTYSILLISLCRDGELNEAMKLLQIMVEIGITPDTYVYTPLIRASCKEGRLDLAIDLLDEMVSNGCSPNTLNYNVILSAMCKDGHADLAVDTFEKLCETGCLQDVSAFNSMLSVLWNIGERTKALNMVLRMIDKGIDPNEFTYCTLVSCLCKGGMVDEAMVLLKDMESCSFPPNVYIYNIILLGYCKSQRLDEAIGVFEEMIAKGCQPNEKTYIILINGFGFQGWRDEAIELGTTLFQMNVISSKSLLGLKKTFLKHQPGVVGKRSINVIAREKYSG, from the coding sequence ATGACAATTTCGTTGTCCAATCAGCTCCTCACTCGCACCCCACTCTTTTTCAAGAACCTTGAACCCACCACAAATCACAAGCACCCCAGCAGCTCTATAGTGAAATGCAAAAAACATGAATTTAGGAACCGAAACCCCACCGTGAATCCACAGAGCATTAAGGCTTCTCCAGAAGATACACATACCTTGATGCATCTAAATGATTTCATAGAACCCGATTTAACAAGAATGAGTTTTGATGAAAGTCTGTATGTTCTTGAATGTATGGTGAAGATGGGGTACAAGCCAGATGTGGCTGTGTGTACAAGGCTAATTAAGGGGTTTTTTACAGTAAAGAAAGCAGAAAAGGCAGTGAAAGTGATGGAGCTTTTGGAGAAATTTGGTGAGCCAAATGTGGTTACATATAATGCTATGATTACTGGGTTCTGTAAAATGAATAGGGTTAGGGAAGCTAATAGGGTGTTGAATAGGATGAGAATTAGAGGTATTTCCCCTGATGTTATTACCTATACCATAATCATAGAGTGTCTTTGTGGCAGGGGGAAATTAGGGTTAGCTTTGAAGGTTTTGGATCAGATGAAGGAAGAAAGAAATTGTGAGCCAGATGTTGTGACATACACAATCTTGATGGAGGCTACGCTCCGTGGAGGGGACATTGGGGGAGCGATGAAGCTTCTAGACGAGATGTTGTCGAGAGGACTTGAACCGAACATATACACTTATAATACAATCCTTAAAGGGTTGTGTAGAAAAGGTATGATGGATCACGCGTATGAGTTGATTAGGAGTTTGCCGGCTAGGGGATGTAGACCGGATGTGATTTCGTATAATACTTTGTTGAGGGCGTGGGTGAATAGCGGGGATGGGGATGGCGGGGAGAAGCTACTAAAAGAGATGGTTGCTAGAGGAGTTCAGCCAAATATACAGACTTATAACTTAGTCCTCATAAGATTGTGTGGTAAAGGCATGTTGGATCAAGCGTATAAGTTTATTAGGAGTTTTCCAGCCCGGGGCTGCAAACCGAATGTGATTTCATATAACATTTTGTTGGGGGCGTTGTTGGACAGGGGGAATTGGGATGACAGGGAGAAGCTAGTGAAGGAGATGTTGTCCACGGGTTGTGAGCCAACCGTGGTCACCTATAGCATCTTGTTGATTTCATTGTGCCGAGATGGGGAGCTAAACGAGGCAATGAAGCTGTTGCAGATCATGGTGGAGATTGGGATAACGCCCGATACATACGTTTACACTCCCTTGATTAGAGCATCCTGCAAGGAGGGGAGACTCGATTTGGCCATCGATCTTTTGGACGAAATGGTTTCTAATGGTTGCTCGCCCAACACACTCAACTACAACGTTATCCTTTCCGCAATGTGTAAAGATGGACACGCTGATCTCGCTGTTGACACCTTCGAGAAACTCTGCGAAACCGGCTGTCTTCAAGACGTGAGCGCTTTTAATTCAATGTTGAGCGTTTTATGGAACATCGGGGAAAGAACTAAGGCGTTGAATATGGTTTTGCGAATGATAGACAAAGGGATTGATCCCAATGAGTTCACATATTGTACACTAGTTTCTTGCTTATGCAAAGGTGGAATGGTGGATGAGGCTATGGTGCTGTTAAAAGATATGGAGAGTTGCAGTTTTCCACCTAATGTTTAcatttacaacattattttgcTTGGGTATTGCAAATCTCAAAGATTAGATGAGGCAATTGGTGTCTTTGAAGAGATGATTGCAAAGGGGTGCCAGCCAAATGAAAAGACTTACATTATACTAATCAATGGCTTTGGTTTCCAAGGATGGAGGGATGAGGCAATTGAGCTGGGAACCACACTCTTCCAAATGAATGTTATTTCAAGCAAATCACTACTTGGTTTGAAAAAGACCTTTCTAAAACATCAACCCGGAGTAGTCGGTAAACGATCTATTAATGTAATAGCAAGAGAAAAATATTCAGGGTAA